The proteins below are encoded in one region of Ereboglobus luteus:
- a CDS encoding glycosylhydrolase-like jelly roll fold domain-containing protein — translation MRKFGSLFIVFTKDDNSGMEPYRAPRIIKKNKLPDEWTVEFEDNLGAPQGAFKLNAGSWTKSDKPGIKYFSGTATYTASFAVDKNDLTKSNLIRLNLGKVRNLAEIHVNGARVATLWKEPFICDITDYVKPGKNELKIKITNTWANRMIGDEQHPSDIKWDDLLLYYKQEFMGYKISYIPDWIWTDAQRPVKERVSFTTWRFYEKDSPLEESGLLTDAYVEYGNR, via the coding sequence ATGAGGAAGTTCGGCTCCCTTTTTATAGTATTCACAAAAGACGATAACAGTGGGATGGAGCCTTATCGTGCTCCACGGATAATCAAAAAGAATAAACTGCCCGATGAGTGGACTGTTGAGTTCGAGGATAACCTTGGTGCTCCGCAAGGCGCGTTTAAACTGAATGCCGGTTCATGGACGAAAAGTGACAAGCCGGGTATAAAATACTTTTCCGGAACCGCAACCTACACGGCATCCTTTGCCGTGGATAAAAATGATCTGACTAAAAGCAACCTCATCAGGCTTAACTTGGGCAAAGTGAGGAATCTGGCCGAAATCCATGTGAATGGCGCGCGAGTGGCGACGCTTTGGAAGGAACCCTTCATTTGCGATATTACGGATTATGTGAAGCCCGGAAAGAACGAGCTTAAAATCAAAATTACCAATACGTGGGCCAACCGGATGATCGGGGACGAACAGCACCCAAGCGATATAAAGTGGGATGACCTGCTGCTTTATTACAAGCAAGAGTTCATGGGATATAAAATATCATATATACCAGATTGGATATGGACTGATGCACAGCGTCCCGTCAAAGAGCGCGTGTCGTTCACAACATGGCGCTTCTACGAAAAGGACTCCCCGCTGGAGGAATCAGGGCTCCTTACGGATGCATACGTTGAATACGGAAACAGATAA